AGTATGGCTATCGTTCGTATAACCCGCGACCCCTGCGATAATGCCAAAAATAGCCCCGAGTCCATCATTTACACCATAGATGGCATCTCCCACCCAATCTCCCGTTTTCTGTTTATGCCAACGTTCTTTCCTCCAAATGTTGTTTAACACGTTCGAAATACTTGGAGTGGATCGAGTTAACGAATTTACTGTAGTTTCATGTTCCGCTTCATCTTCTTCAATTTTATCTAGAATTTGCAGTAAGTTTTCATCAGCCAACAGGTTTCTTTGCGATTGGTACCACGTTGCATTACTCTGTTCAATATCGAACAATTTTTTCATCAAATTGGTTGTCTTTAGATCATTAGGCACTTTGATAACAGGCAGTTGAGACAAATCGTATCCGAGTTCGGTTAATTGCTTTTCCCATAATATCGCATGTTCCTTCTCAATTTCCGCAAGACGAAGCAAAATATTATGTTTTTTCGGGTTTGGCTCTTGCCTCGCTGCCAGTTCATACAGTTGTACAGCTTCCATTTCGCGCCGCCAGTTTTCAATCAAAAGTTTCTTTTTGAGATCAAGATTTGAATCCATGAAAACAATCACCTCCTGTAACGGTAGAAAAAAGGTAAGCCTACATATTATACGTTACCTAATATGTGCTTACCTTTTATTTTTGGATTTTTTTTTGTAAGGCCTTGATACTTTGATCTATCGTGAGTTAATTCCCGCTTGTAAGTTCAGTTCCCTTCGTTTCGCGAATCGTAAAGACCATAAAACCTGCAATAAAGTAAGCAATGGCTGCAATTGAAATTGCTACCGAGAACGGAAGCGAAAAGGTTGTCAGCAAGATCGGAACGAGTTTAATGCCCGCAATCGATCCAACACGTCCAAAGTTAAAGCAGAAGCCGGCGGCCGTTGAACGAATGCTGGTTGGAAACAACTCGGAATACCAAGCTCCAAATCCGCTGAAGTAGCCCGTGAAAAATCCGAGCAATGCAGAGATAATGCCCAAGTATATGACATTGCCTCCCGTGAGTATCAATTTCCCGTTAGTCAATGGCATGTGGCTCGCGGTGTAGGTAAAGACGGGAACCATTATCGTCATGCCAAAAAAGAAAAACGCAAAAGCTTTCACTCGGCCCCATGATTCTGCCATATACCCATATACAATGTATCCAATAATACCGCCAATTCCTGTCCAAACAAGGAACACTGGCGCCTGGTCAATACGGATGCCAAGCACATTTTGCAAGAAGGACGGAGCAAACGTCATAACGATCCAATAACCAAGCATCGCTAAGATGGAAATCAGCAGAGCCAATATCGTAACTTTTAAATGTTCCGGTTTAAAGATTTCAAACAGCCCTGCGTTTTTGGTCTGCTTTACGTATCCACGATTGGCAAGCCAAACAGGCGATTCCTTCACAAAGAATAAGATAAATAACAAAGTTGCAAACGCTGGGATACTCGCGTATATAAACAA
The sequence above is a segment of the Effusibacillus dendaii genome. Coding sequences within it:
- a CDS encoding VIT1/CCC1 transporter family protein, whose amino-acid sequence is MDSNLDLKKKLLIENWRREMEAVQLYELAARQEPNPKKHNILLRLAEIEKEHAILWEKQLTELGYDLSQLPVIKVPNDLKTTNLMKKLFDIEQSNATWYQSQRNLLADENLLQILDKIEEDEAEHETTVNSLTRSTPSISNVLNNIWRKERWHKQKTGDWVGDAIYGVNDGLGAIFGIIAGVAGYTNDSHTILVSGFFGALASTLSMGAGAWLATKSENELMESELIHERREVQEDPEHEKEELALLYELKGFSQEESKQIANRIASDPEQFVKAMAQEELGIHESTAANPWTSALYGCISTFIGGIIPLIPFFFLSGLPAMVTAAVVSILAHFAVGAAKSLITVRSWWASGLEMTAAGIIVGVVSYGLGLLGTLLL
- a CDS encoding MFS transporter; amino-acid sequence: MVAKKTLLLSVLGYGLGTLACGYAHSVTELNIYRFIVGIAVGGLWSAGAALISEIWRPEGRAKALAFMQTGWSGGNLLAAIFAWTILNPSDPESWRTLFIYASIPAFATLLFILFFVKESPVWLANRGYVKQTKNAGLFEIFKPEHLKVTILALLISILAMLGYWIVMTFAPSFLQNVLGIRIDQAPVFLVWTGIGGIIGYIVYGYMAESWGRVKAFAFFFFGMTIMVPVFTYTASHMPLTNGKLILTGGNVIYLGIISALLGFFTGYFSGFGAWYSELFPTSIRSTAAGFCFNFGRVGSIAGIKLVPILLTTFSLPFSVAISIAAIAYFIAGFMVFTIRETKGTELTSGN